One window from the genome of Jiangella alba encodes:
- a CDS encoding ribokinase, with the protein MTARVVVVGSLNVDRTFRVERLPAAGHTIHARSSSTAAGGKGANQAVAAALLGADVALVGAVGRDRGGDDLLASVAAAGVDVTGVVRADAPTGEAVVLVDADAENLIVVSGGANLCLDAAAVTSAVRAARFVVTGFEVPDDAVLAAAARARELGARFVLNPSPMRPLPGGLLGPGALLVVNEHELAMLAGDGPVAGRADAASARFGGCDVLVTLGARGALLHEAAGGRTAELVAPRVDAVDTTGCGDAFMGALVAGLAADLDPAGAAARAVEAGAYVATRPGAQGSYPTSEELTRWRRARQ; encoded by the coding sequence ATGACCGCGCGGGTCGTCGTGGTGGGCTCGCTCAACGTGGACCGCACGTTCCGGGTCGAGCGCCTGCCCGCGGCGGGGCACACCATCCACGCGCGGAGCAGCTCGACGGCGGCGGGCGGGAAGGGCGCGAACCAGGCCGTCGCCGCGGCGCTGCTCGGCGCCGACGTCGCGCTCGTGGGCGCCGTGGGCCGGGACCGGGGCGGCGACGACCTGCTGGCGTCGGTCGCCGCGGCGGGGGTCGACGTCACGGGGGTCGTGCGCGCCGACGCGCCGACGGGGGAGGCCGTCGTGCTCGTCGACGCGGACGCCGAGAACCTGATCGTCGTCAGCGGCGGGGCGAACCTGTGCCTCGACGCGGCCGCGGTGACGTCGGCGGTGCGTGCGGCGCGGTTCGTCGTCACCGGCTTCGAGGTCCCCGACGACGCCGTGCTCGCGGCCGCGGCCCGGGCCCGGGAGCTCGGCGCGCGCTTCGTCCTCAACCCGTCACCGATGCGGCCGCTGCCCGGCGGCCTGCTCGGCCCGGGCGCGCTGCTCGTGGTGAACGAGCACGAGCTGGCGATGCTGGCCGGCGACGGCCCGGTGGCCGGGCGGGCCGACGCGGCCAGCGCGCGGTTCGGCGGCTGCGACGTCCTGGTGACGCTGGGCGCCCGGGGCGCGCTGCTGCACGAGGCGGCGGGCGGTCGGACGGCCGAGCTCGTCGCGCCGCGGGTCGACGCGGTGGACACCACCGGGTGCGGCGACGCGTTCATGGGCGCCCTGGTGGCGGGGCTGGCGGCGGACCTGGACCCGGCCGGCGCGGCGGCCCGGGCCGTCGAGGCCGGCGCGTACGTGGCGACACGGCCCGGGGCGCAGGGCTCCTACCCGACGTCGGAAGAGCTCACCCGGTGGCGCCGCGCCCGTCAGTGA
- a CDS encoding carbohydrate ABC transporter permease translates to MRRSRGGTIVLTAAAVLAALAVFLPVWWVFVSSTRPGNSYVDNMAPLSWLAFVPVGGDLTNYSGLLSGPFLTGLFNSFLVAGLTIVFGLAIAVPAAYALATIDFPGRGVVFTFIVLVAMIPFDAIAIPLSSLFQDWHLSDSYAGLVLPALANGFAIFVLRQFFLGIPAELLEAAEVDGLGRIATLWRIVLPLSKPALIGAGMMLFLSQWQAYLWPLLIGTSPERQLAPIALANLSTLFTVDLGQIFAGSFVLTIIPMVLLLFFQKQYTESLSTTGLKG, encoded by the coding sequence ATGAGGCGCTCGCGCGGCGGAACCATCGTCCTGACGGCCGCGGCGGTGCTGGCCGCCCTCGCGGTCTTCCTCCCGGTGTGGTGGGTGTTCGTCTCGTCCACCCGGCCCGGCAACAGCTACGTCGACAACATGGCGCCGCTGTCGTGGCTGGCGTTCGTCCCGGTGGGCGGCGACCTCACGAACTACTCCGGGCTGCTGTCCGGGCCGTTCCTCACCGGCCTGTTCAACAGCTTCCTGGTGGCCGGCCTCACCATCGTGTTCGGCCTGGCCATCGCGGTGCCCGCGGCGTACGCCCTCGCCACGATCGACTTCCCCGGGCGCGGCGTCGTATTCACCTTCATCGTGCTGGTGGCGATGATCCCGTTCGACGCCATCGCGATCCCGCTGTCGAGCCTGTTCCAGGACTGGCACCTGAGCGACTCCTACGCGGGCCTGGTGCTGCCCGCGCTGGCCAACGGCTTCGCGATCTTCGTCCTGCGGCAGTTCTTCCTGGGCATCCCGGCGGAACTGCTCGAGGCTGCCGAGGTCGACGGGCTCGGCCGCATCGCGACGCTGTGGCGCATCGTCCTGCCGTTGTCGAAGCCCGCGCTCATCGGCGCCGGCATGATGCTGTTCCTGTCGCAGTGGCAGGCCTACCTGTGGCCACTGCTGATCGGGACCTCGCCGGAACGCCAGCTCGCGCCGATCGCGCTGGCCAACCTCAGCACGCTGTTCACCGTCGACCTCGGGCAGATCTTCGCCGGCTCGTTCGTGCTGACGATCATCCCGATGGTGCTGCTGCTGTTCTTCCAGAAGCAGTACACCGAGTCGTTGTCGACGACGGGGCTCAAGGGATGA
- a CDS encoding carbohydrate ABC transporter permease, with translation MRTTLVAFALLSPALVALVLMRVVPMISAVSQSFRHVSLSTGASEFDGLSNYTHLLSDPGFHSVLVVTLVFNLVLNPAIVVLSTALALLTAQRLPLVGLWRSMIFVPAAVPGAVVALIWSTALQPDGLVNALLELVGLPPQPFLTSASQAAFSIGIMVTWGALGYWMIFVIAGLKDIPDSLYEAAALDGAGWWRRLLSITLPLLKRPMAFVLIACTVGSFLLFAPVQILTKGGPNGSTNLIMFDIYNRTYLLGDVGVGQAEVVILMLLLAVIVAVQFRLLREEKS, from the coding sequence GTGCGGACCACGCTGGTGGCCTTCGCCCTGCTCAGCCCGGCGCTCGTCGCCCTGGTGCTGATGCGGGTGGTGCCGATGATCAGCGCGGTGAGCCAGAGCTTCCGGCACGTCTCGCTGTCGACCGGCGCCTCAGAGTTCGACGGCCTGTCGAACTACACCCACCTGCTCAGCGACCCCGGGTTCCACTCCGTGCTGGTGGTGACGCTGGTCTTCAACCTCGTCCTCAACCCCGCGATCGTGGTGCTGTCGACGGCGCTCGCCCTGCTCACCGCGCAGCGGCTGCCCCTGGTCGGACTCTGGCGGTCGATGATCTTCGTGCCGGCCGCCGTGCCGGGCGCGGTGGTGGCGCTCATCTGGAGCACCGCGCTGCAGCCCGACGGTCTCGTCAACGCCCTGCTCGAGCTCGTGGGGCTGCCGCCGCAGCCGTTCCTGACGTCGGCGAGCCAGGCGGCGTTCTCGATCGGCATCATGGTCACCTGGGGTGCCCTCGGATACTGGATGATCTTCGTGATCGCCGGGCTGAAGGACATCCCCGACTCGCTCTACGAGGCGGCGGCGCTCGACGGCGCGGGGTGGTGGCGCCGGCTGCTCTCGATCACGCTCCCGCTGCTCAAGCGGCCGATGGCGTTCGTGCTGATCGCCTGCACGGTGGGGTCGTTCCTGCTGTTCGCGCCCGTGCAGATCCTGACGAAGGGCGGCCCGAACGGGTCGACGAACCTGATCATGTTCGACATCTACAACCGGACCTACCTGCTCGGCGACGTCGGCGTCGGCCAGGCGGAGGTCGTCATCCTCATGCTGCTGCTCGCCGTCATCGTCGCCGTCCAGTTCCGGCTGCTCCGGGAGGAGAAGTCATGA